GTCGATGGCCTGGGCCAACTGGTCGGGGCACGAGGTGGGACGCGGACCGCACTGAATGCCGCGCAATGTCTCGGCGACTTCCGTAGCGGGGCGGCCAATGGCAAGACGCGCCACGCCCTGCGTATTGCCCGAGCAGCCCTTTACGAACTGCACGTCACGCACAATGCCCTCGTCGTCGATCTTCACGTGAATCATGCGCGAA
This genomic stretch from Denitrobacterium detoxificans harbors:
- a CDS encoding TIGR03905 family TSCPD domain-containing protein — its product is MIEKDFVTRGTCSRMIHVKIDDEGIVRDVQFVKGCSGNTQGVARLAIGRPATEVAETLRGIQCGPRPTSCPDQLAQAIDQALQQNA